A genomic window from Quercus lobata isolate SW786 chromosome 10, ValleyOak3.0 Primary Assembly, whole genome shotgun sequence includes:
- the LOC115965065 gene encoding uncharacterized protein LOC115965065, whose protein sequence is MEVMMNALKGRVSSDFDDLVNRTDSPFTIAVNSFPLPSKFRMPHIDSYDGIKDPLDHLETFKTLMHLQGVANAIMCKASRTTLKGAARIWFSRLAPNSIGTFKELSAQFMVHFIRGHRYKKSRACLMSIKQREEEMLRAYISRFNKEALSIDEADDKILVATFMNGLKEGKFLFSLYKNDLKTMSEVLCRATKYMNAKDALLAREERPKKRERQKDTRQDQGRKRARTGDRRDERRLKPLEGRFTSFTPLTAPIDQVLMQIKDEGALTFPWKLKSDPNKRSRDKYCRFHRDHGHDMADCYDLK, encoded by the coding sequence ATGGAAGTGATGATGAACGCTCTTAAGGGAAGAGTGTCCAGTGActttgacgaccttgtcaaccgaactGACTCGCCATTCACCATCGCCGTCAACTCTTTCCCCCTGCCgagtaagttccgcatgccacaTATAGATAGTTATGACGGGatcaaggaccctctagaccACCTAGAGACCTTTAAGACTttaatgcaccttcaaggagtagcaaACGCAATTATGTGTAAGGCCTCCCGTACAACGCTCAAGGGTGCGgcaagaatttggttcagtAGGCTGGCACCCAACTCCATCGGCACCTTCAAAGAGCTAAGCGCTCAATTCATGGTGCACTTTATCAGAGGACATCGGTACAAGAAATCTAGGGCTTGTTTAATGAGTATCAAACAGCGAGAGGAGGAAATGTTAAGGGCCTACATATCCCGCTTCAATAAGGAGGctctctcgatcgacgaagccgacgacaaaATACTTGTAGCAACATTCATGAATGGGCTAAAGgagggtaagtttttgttctccctgtACAAAAACGACCTGAAGACCATGTCAGAGGTGCTTTgcagggccaccaaatatatgaatgCTAAAGACGCACTATTGGCCCGCGAAGAGAGACccaagaagagagaaaggcaAAAAGACACCCGGCAGGATCAAGGCCGAAAGAGAGCGAGGACAGGAGACCGAAGGGATGAGAGACGACTTAAGCCCCTAGAGGGAAGATTCACCAGCTTCACCCCGTTGACCGCTCCGATAGatcaagtcctaatgcaaatcaaggacgagggGGCTCTGACGTTCCCTTGGAAGCTGAAGAGCGATCCCAACAAGCGGTCTAGGGAtaaatattgccgcttccatcgtgaccatggtcacgacATGGCAGATTGCTATGACTTGAAGTAA